In one Neobacillus sp. WH10 genomic region, the following are encoded:
- a CDS encoding ATP-binding protein codes for MNLWNEGQELLKGVHCKAEYKEQIVEQNQGNPLIEAIPSRLDIEMFYDKLYSIPMFKTEHLGYGIEDRLELVQQIKPSFWLPLPSHYDKYRSLYNMLKIGYQSRNPVTAMYNRQFAIGWDKILETGLDENGANIAGNIQTAQSSTEIGLSGMGKSKVYERILKLLFPQVIHHSEYKGRILLTTQVVWLKIECPSGKSIGALCKNFYAAVDDLLGSKFYEKHGEKGGTIDDLAKRMVKVAAQINLGVLIIDEIQNVHKAHSGGDERMINFITELVNTIGIPVIVIGTFKAMYLYKKSLAVSRRGIPDMYNENVTSLMLEDSWEWNEFIQNLWDLQYTAKYTTLTDDLKKAMYYQTLGIPDIAVKLFMHVQAKAILNGEDEKITVSLLNDVASKSLRLLQPIFEKIRRGSSISLLDELDDVHLEWDSFNDYFKQASHRINLYGKVAKDHSRVNQQKNKDSIINELVQFALNLVSSTELAESLALTVFQASEGMGDKSNMFAHLAQLVLAKKLPSSVTNVVNQVSGLPKSTKPKKIKPLLEQGDIRFIVSEGLKKGLTTEESLFEAGLVKEYDELLNII; via the coding sequence GTGAATCTATGGAATGAAGGGCAAGAACTGTTAAAAGGTGTTCATTGCAAGGCTGAGTATAAAGAACAAATTGTTGAGCAAAATCAAGGAAATCCCCTTATTGAAGCGATACCAAGCCGTTTAGATATCGAAATGTTTTACGATAAATTATATTCCATTCCTATGTTTAAAACTGAACACTTGGGATATGGAATTGAGGACCGTTTGGAACTTGTACAGCAAATAAAACCTAGCTTTTGGTTACCCCTTCCTAGCCATTATGATAAATATAGGAGTCTGTACAATATGCTAAAAATAGGTTATCAATCAAGGAACCCCGTTACGGCTATGTATAACCGACAGTTTGCTATAGGCTGGGATAAAATCCTTGAAACAGGATTAGATGAAAATGGTGCCAATATTGCTGGTAACATTCAAACTGCGCAAAGTTCAACCGAAATTGGTTTAAGTGGTATGGGGAAAAGCAAAGTTTACGAACGAATACTAAAATTATTGTTTCCACAGGTTATCCATCATAGTGAGTACAAAGGAAGAATTTTACTTACCACACAAGTGGTTTGGCTTAAAATTGAGTGCCCAAGCGGTAAATCCATAGGTGCATTATGTAAAAATTTTTATGCAGCTGTTGATGATTTGCTGGGAAGTAAGTTTTATGAAAAACACGGAGAAAAGGGTGGGACAATTGATGATTTGGCGAAAAGAATGGTTAAGGTAGCAGCGCAAATCAATCTTGGAGTATTAATTATTGATGAGATACAGAATGTTCATAAGGCACATTCTGGTGGTGATGAGAGAATGATTAATTTCATAACTGAATTGGTTAATACTATTGGAATTCCAGTAATTGTGATTGGGACTTTCAAAGCGATGTATCTGTACAAAAAATCATTAGCTGTTTCACGTAGAGGTATTCCAGATATGTACAATGAAAATGTTACAAGTTTAATGCTGGAGGATAGTTGGGAATGGAATGAATTTATTCAGAATCTATGGGATTTGCAATACACTGCAAAATATACGACGTTAACAGATGACTTAAAAAAGGCTATGTATTACCAAACGTTAGGCATACCGGATATAGCTGTGAAGTTATTTATGCATGTGCAGGCTAAAGCGATATTAAATGGAGAAGATGAAAAAATTACGGTATCACTTTTAAATGATGTGGCGTCAAAGAGTTTACGCCTTCTTCAACCTATTTTTGAAAAGATAAGAAGGGGGAGCAGCATTTCATTGTTAGACGAATTAGATGATGTTCACTTAGAATGGGATTCGTTTAACGATTATTTTAAACAAGCCTCTCACCGTATAAATCTATATGGTAAAGTAGCTAAAGATCATTCTCGTGTTAACCAACAAAAAAATAAAGACTCAATCATTAATGAACTTGTGCAGTTTGCATTAAATCTGGTTTCAAGTACTGAATTAGCAGAATCACTCGCACTAACTGTTTTTCAAGCGAGTGAGGGAATGGGGGATAAGAGCAACATGTTCGCTCATTTAGCACAACTGGTATTAGCTAAAAAACTTCCAAGTTCAGTAACCAACGTCGTGAACCAAGTGAGTGGTTTACCAAAGTCAACAAAACCCAAAAAAATAAAGCCATTACTAGAACAAGGTGATATTCGTTTTATAGTCAGTGAAG